Part of the Chloroflexota bacterium genome is shown below.
CAAATTCACCCATTCAGCGCTGGTCAGGCTATGGTCTTGTTCGCGCAGCAAGGTCTCAAAGCGATCGAAACCCCACATCTCGCCGCTGGTATTCTTCGATTCAACCACGCCATCGGTGTAAAACAGCACCATATCGTTGGGTTCAAGCTGATAGCTGGCCGTTTCATAGGGTGTATTGGCCATAATGCCCAGCGGAAAGTGTGGGCCAGGCGCGGTTGCATATTCCAAATCGCCATTGGCGCGGCGAATAATTGGGTCAAGTTGGCCAGCATTCGCCAAGGCCAAACTATGCTCAACCGTATCAAAGGTCGCATAGGCCAAGGCCACAAAGGTATGGCGTGGAATATCCATGGTTACCCAGCGATTGGTTTCCTGCATCACAATTTGCGGTATCTCGTGATCCCACGCTTCCGAGCGCACGACCGACCGCGCCACCGCCATCAACATTGCCCCAGGAATGCTCTTGCCCGACGCATCGCCGACCATCAAAGCCCAGCGACCATCACGCAACTCGGTTACCTCGTAGAAATCGCCACCAGTTTCGCGGGCTGGCAAACACAAGGCCGCCAACTCCACGCCTTGGGCTACAGGCAGGCTGCGCGGGAACAAGTTGCTCTGAATTTGGCGGGCAATTTCTAATTCTTGTTCAACCCGCGTAACTGATTCTTGGTAGAGCCGCGCATGCTCAAGCGCTGTTGCTGCTTGGTTGGCGAAGGTCATCGCCAAATCGGTATCGCTTTGAGTAAAGGCGTTGGGTTGTAACGAATTAATATTCAGCACGCCCAACACCACACCCTTGCTGATCAAGGGCACGCCAATCCACGAACGCACCACACTTGGCATCGGCGAGCGCGTCCATTGCGGATCGCTGATGGTATCGGGAACCACCAACGGCTGACCGCTCAACATCACCCGTCCTGCACCACTAGTCTGATCAAGCGGGAAGGTCAATTCACGCCATTCGACCGCTAACTGCTCATCTTGGGCTTGGCGTGCGACAATTCGCAGCAAATTATTCGATGGGAGCATGACCGAGGTTGAGTCGAAGGTAATTACTTTGCGCAATTCACGCAAAATCAAATCGAGCACTTCATCGGGATTGAAGGTGGTGTTGAGCACACGGGCAATTTCGCGCATGGTTTCGGCAGTGCGGTGAGCAGTTTGTTCGGCGGCATACAAGCGGGCATTGCGCACACTCAGCGCCAGCTGACGACCCACATTAAACAAAAATTGTTCATCGCTCGAACCAAAGGCTGCTGGTCGCGTTGCCCGCACTGCCAGCACGCCCAACGGCTGATCCGAGGCGATCAGCGGGACACTCAGCCACGAGTGCATAAACCCAGAGTTGGTCGGAATCGGCGGCTCCTGCAAATCGGGATAAAGCGCCCAATCGCGATAAATATCGTTCATGCGCAGCGGCTTGACATGCAGATAGGTCCAGCGCGTCAGCGAGCCTTCGGGCAAAGGATGGCCAATCACTGCCGTTTCAACTTCCTTGCCTTCTTCTAAAACCACCGCCGTTTCAACCCGATCAGCGTTGCCAATCACTACTTGGAAGGCATCGGCATTCAGAAAACTGCGCAACACCAAATCCATCGAGCGCAGCATTTCATATAAATCAAGGGTCGACGTGACCAATTGGGTGATGCCTTGTTGGGCATCAAGCTCAGCCAACTGGCGTTCACGTTGGGCAAATGAACGGGCATTTTGAATTGCCAAACCCAATTGATGCGCCACTTGCAGCATAAATTGCTCATCGCTCTCGCTGAAATGGCTGGCATTCATCGATTGCGTGGTGATCGCGCCCAAAACCTCGCCACGGTGGTTGATCAAGGGTGTGCCAAGCCACGACAAGGCCACTTCATCATTGACCTGCACCGTTTTCAACTCGGGATACAGTTTGGGAATATCGGTAATTGTATTGTTAAAACGCAGCGCTTTAGCATTGCGCAAAATCCAAGCTGTCGGCGTATTTTGCGGCAACGATGTGCCGATCATCGAGCCATAATCAAGCAACTCACCACGTTCAACCACGCATAAATCTTCAATGACATAGGTTTGGGGGTTGTTTAATAAGATATAAAAGCCATCGATTTTGAGAAACGAAGTCAATAATGGGTTCAAACCACGGAACATCTCGTGAATTTCCATAGTGCGATTGAGCAATTCGCCAACTAATTTCAAGGTATTGAGTTCGGCCAATTGGCGTTCGCGTTGGGCAAACAGCCGCGCATTTTGAATCGCCAAGGTCAGTTGTTGGCCGACTTGGGCCATAAATTGCTCATCGCGATTGCTAAACACATTGGCTTGAAAACTTTGAATTGCAATTAACCCAATCACATTGGCAGTTTGATCATTGAGCGGCACGCCCAGCCAAGCCTTCGTCCGATCCGACGAAATGCGCACTTCGTTATCTTCAGGAGCAACTTCAGTCGAGGTTTCATTTGAAATATCGCCAAAACGCAACGGTTTGCGGGTGTGCAGCACTTCCCAAGTTGGCGTGTGCTCAGGCGGAATCAGGCCGATCATCCAACGAAAATCACCCTCACCCTCACGATTCAAGGCATAAACTGCTTCGACCATGTGGCTTTGGGGATGATTGAGCATCACAAAAAAGCCATCGATATGCAAAAATTCAGTTAGCACAGCATCGATTGCCCGCAGCATGGCCTCAATTTCGAGGGTTGAGCTGAGCAAACTGCTGATCCGTTGCAAGGCATTCAGTTCAGCCAATTGACGTTCGCGCTGCTGATACAACTGCACATTCAACACATGCAAGCTAACTTGGCTGGCGACCGATTGCATAAAAAAGCGATCGCGATCACTGAACGCATACGGGCGATAATTTTGAATCGCGATCACGCCCAAGGGACGGCGATTGGCATCGAGCATTGGCACGCCTAGCCAACTTTCCGAGGGCGAGCCTTTGACTGTGCGCCGAATAATCGTTGGATAATGGCGAATATCGCGTGAAACATGGCGCAAAAACAATGGTTCACATTTGCTCAGCACCCAATCAGTAAACGAACCTTTGCGCGGCATCGACTCTTCGCTCAGATACGTCGCCTCATTCTCGTCCTCAATTGCAATACTATCAGTCAATAATTGGCGTTCAGGGTCGTAAATTGCCATATAAAACACATCGACTGGCAAGAACGAGCGAATTGCATCATTTAACTGATGCAGCAAAGTTGAGAGATTGAGTGCCCGAACCGTTGCCGTACTGATCGCGCTCAAGGCCTCTAGCTCAGCAATTTGGCGACGTTGTTGAGCCAAAATATTGCCATGCTCCAAGGCCAAAGCCAATTGATTGCTGACCACTTGCAACAACTCAACTTCTTCAGTTTTGAAGGCGCGTTGCTCAGTTTGGCCAACCATCAAGACACCGATCACGGTTTCATGGCGGCGCAAAGGGATGGCGAGGGTTGTGCCGAGATGGCTGAGTTGAGCCATTTGCCAATATTTGGAGTGGGTATGATTATCGACAATCGCCGAATTGCTACTGATTGCAATCCCAAAAATTGAATCAAGCGGCGCGAACGATTCAGGCAGGCTGCCATTTTGCATGCCACGCTGAACAATTGGCTGAAGTTCGCTCCCGCTCAACGAACACACCACGCCAGCATTGAGATGCATCAACTCCAGCATAAAATCGAGTGCCAGGCCAAACATCTCAGTCAATGGCAATTGCTGAGTCAACATCGCCGCAATATCGCTAATCACAAATAGATCGGCGTTACGCAGCTCGATTTGACGTTCCAACGAGCTAGTTAATTCAGCCTGACGATGCGAGAGCAGGGCATTTTCCAGCGCCACCGCCATCGAATTAGCAATCCGTGTCAGCAGATCAAGATCTGTCTCATCGAATGCGCCGACGGTGTAACTTTGCAATGAAATCACGCCCAAAGCCGATGTACCAATAACTAATGGTACGCCCATCCAGCCACGCGAAAGCTTATCGCTGCCAAATTGCAAAAGGCGGGGTAAGCCAATCGTCTCACGTTCAATCGCCAAATCACGAAAGAGCAAGGGCTGGCGTTGGCGAATCAGATAGCCAGTCAGCGGGCCGATTGGATCATGTTCGCTAAATTCAATAACGCCCTCATCGGCCAACATCGCGATGCGATACGCGCTATCGTCGTATTGGTCGGAGAGGGCGATAAAACAGGCATCAAAATTCCAAACTGTCTGCAATTCTTGATAAATGGTGCGCAACAACTCGAACGAATCCTGCTGCCCACGACAAGCTAGCCCAATGCGATAGAGCGCATCGAGAGCACGTTGGGTTTGATGGCGTTCAGCCTCAAGGGCTTCTACCCGATTTTTCAGCGTGGGTTTACGAGTACGTTGGGTCATAGTGGAACCGCAGCAGTTTTATCAGCGCAAACATAGCACAAAATAGCATGCAGATCAACCGATGCCAATAGCAAAGCTAGTACCAATAGCCTAATCTGCTTGGGGGCACATGGGCTAACTCCATGGTTAACCATTGCTGATCGTAGGCTCAGCCTTTGGATTACCACCACGAGCACGCCGTGCCGCCAACAAATCCGCTACGTGTTCAGGAGCCAAGGGTTGCAAGCGACCCATGCTCAAGGCGGTCGAAATAATTGTAGCGGCTTGTTCGACCTGCTCAGTCCGATGAAAAGCTTTGGTCAGGCTAGTAGCAACGGTCAACGAACCATGGTGGTCTAACACCACCGCATCGTGATCACAAATAAACGGCTTGATTGCCTCGCCTAGCGCTGCCGTACCAGTGCGAGCATAGGGCACAGTGGGAATTTTGCCCAAGGTCAGAATAATATCCTCTAAAAGTGGCTGGGTCAGCTCGATACCAGCAATACTACAGGCTATCGTTCGTGGTGGATGCGCATGGACACAAGCGCGAACATCGGGGCGCACCGCATAGACCGCCAAGTGCATCAACAATTCACTCGAAGGTAAGGGGGTCTGTGGGTCGAGCGGGACTCCCTGACGATCAACGATAATTAAATCGTCGGGCTGAAGCAGACCTTTGCAATAGCCCGTGGGCGTGGTCAAAATACGTTGCTCATCGAGCAATAGCGAAAAATTGCCGCTATATGAAGGAGTCCAGCCGCGTTCATAGAGCCAGCGGCCAATTTGCACCATCTCATGGCGAGCTTGTAACTCGTAGTCAGAATTCATGTGAAAAATCCCCCCAAAGGTGGACTAAAACGGCCTATATCCCCTGATATAACACCTAAAAGCTCACCCGTACTAGCAAAAAAATAGGAAAACATAACTAATAAATGGCTAAAATTCAGTTCAGGAAATGCTGCAAGAACGCGTATAATGGCAATGTTCAGGCTCTCACCCCCATTGCAACTGAAAGGCACCCTATGTATCGTTTTGAACGACATGCACCATTTGACCTGACTGTGTATGCTGATCCTGGTCAAGATCGGAGTGGCCCGCCATTAACGCAAGGTGGTATTTTCTTATTAATTTCAACAACCGCCTCCGAACATTGTACGCCCACGATGCTTGATGTCTTAGACGAAGTTGATCCAGAGGCATGGTATCATGGCCAACTATTAGAAACCATGCTCAATACCTTCGAAGACCAAGACCAAGCCTTGGTAATTGATATCGGCAAAAACATCTATTATTCGATGGAAGCCCAATTTCGGGCAGTTGGCATGCAAAAGCCCGAAGATGTGATTACAACCATTCCAATGATCTGGCTCTACGCTACGCGTGGCGATGGTGGCGAATGGCGCAGTCGCATGACTGGCGACAAAACCGCAATCATTGAAATGGAACAACCCTACAATTGTATGTTTGAACAAGGGGCAATGCAAGGAGCGCTGGAGTGCTTCGATGCCCGCGATGTTCAAATGAACCATTCTAAGTGTATCCGCAATGGCGATGCCTTCTGCGAATTACATGTTTCTTGGAAATAAACCCTATGGATCAACCAGAGCGCCCAGAGCAACCAACGCCTCCAGCATCGACCAACCAATCACGACTTTCACGTGAAGATCGGGCGCTAATTCGCACGATTGGCAGTACGTTGCGTAAAGTTATTCAAGGCGAGGCTGCTGAACACCTTGTGCTTGATCGTCGCGATGAACTCGGAATTTTGGCCAATATGGTCAATCGGGTCAGCAAAGAGCTTGCGCTCTCCCGCGAACAGGATCAAAAACACCTAGCAGAGCTTGAGGCTCGGCTAGCCGAGTTGAAGGCAGCCCGCGAAACCGAAGAACGGCTGCTGTATACGATTGATGAAATTTCAACCCCAATTCTTAATATTTTTACCAACGTGGTGTTGATGCCATTGATCGGTGCAATCGATAGCAACCGCGCTCAACGCATGATTGCGCTCTTGTTGGAGCACGTCGTGCGCACGCGAGCAAGTGTCGTGATTTTGGATATTACGGCGGTTTCATTAATTGATACCCAAGTGGCCAATGTGCTGATTCGGGCAGCGCAATCGTGTAATTTACTTGGTGCTGGCGTTATTTTATGTGGCATGACCCCTGATGTTGCCCAAGTTGTCGTAAGCCTTGGGATTGATCTTTCGATTTTTCAAACCACCAGCGATTTACAAGAAGCACTCTCGACAGCCCTGCGTACCCTCAAGTACCGTATTCAGCCTATGTAAAGCATAGACTATTGGCCTATTGAGCCTAGTACTGACATCTAATACAGTATATGCAGTCAGGACAGATGCAAAAGCTGACTCGCAGATTCACACTTGACACCTCATTCCAGCCCTACGTCATAGCTAATAGGTGGTGAATTTGCGGTCAGTCTTTTTTAACCGAAAACGAGGGACGTTATGACGCAACTTAGCCGCCGTACATTCTTGAAAAGTCTCGTTGCAGGTGCTGTGGTAGTTGGTTTTGACCGTGCTACTAGTTCGTGGGTCACTTCAGCCCACGCCGCCGAGCAACTCGCGCCAAATTTCCCAACGTTCGATGGTGTGCTCTACACCGATGCCGCCACCCGGGCCGAAGCAGCCGATGATTATGGTCATATTATTCACCGTACTCCCAATGCTGTGCTCAAACCTGGCTCAGTCAATGATATTGTGCGCCTCGTTCGCTTTGCCAAAAATAACAATATTAAAATCTCAGGTCGTGGTCAAGGTCACTCCACTTATGGTCAGCCCCAAATTCAAGGTGGGGTGGTGATCGATATGAGTACCATGAACACGATTCATGAAATTGGCCGCGATTATGTCATTGCTGATGCTGGCTTGAAATGGCATCAACTGCTTGATAGCACCTTGGCCGAAGGCCTAACCCCACCCGTAATGACCGATTATATTGAGCTATCAATCGGTGGCACATTAAGCGTCGGCGGGATTGGCGGAGCCAGCCATCAACATGGCGTGCAAATCGACAACGTAATTGAATTGACAGTCGTCACCGGCGAAGGTAACTTAGAAACCTGTTCAAAAAACCGCAACAAAGATTTATTTGAATCGGTGCTTGGTGGCTTGGGCCAATTTGCTATTATCGTGCGAGCTAAGCTCAAATTGATTCGCGCCGAAACCCATGCCCGTGTGTTCAACTTGTTCTACGACGATATCGAAACCTTTACTGGCGATCAAACCCGCTTGATTCGCGATGGTCGTTTCGATTATGTTGAAGGCCAAGTTGTGCCCAAGGCTGGTGGTGGCTGGAACTTTATGCTCGAAGCAGTAAGCTATTATTCAGGCAATAAGTTGCCCAATAACACCCGCTTGTTGCGCAATTTGAGCTACAACCAAGGCACTGAAGTTATCTCAGATACGACCTATTTCGCTTTCTTGAACCGCTTGGAAGCAACTGAAGCCTTCTTGCGCTCAATTGGCGTTTGGTTCTTGCCACACCCATGGTTCGATGTGTTCGTCAAGAGCCGCCACGTCAACCAATACGTTGGCGATATCTTGGAAACCTTGACCCTCGACGATACTGGCCAAGGCCCAATCTTGCTTTACCCAGTCAAGACCAATAAATTTACCAAGCCATTCTTCCGCGTACCCGATGGCGAAATCGTCTTCTTGTTTGATATTTTGCGCACCGCGCCAAATATTCCCGAAGTGATCAACGCTATGATGGCTAGCAACCGCGAGTTGTTTGAAACCAACCGTGATCTTGGTGGCAACCGCTACGCAATTGGGGCAATCGAATTCAGCCAAGCTGACTGGCAACAACACTTTGGCAATGTCTGGAACGACTTCCGCCGTGCCAAGAACCGCTACGATCCTTGCAATATCCTTGGTGGGGGCCAAGGCATATTCTAAGCCGAAGATCGTGGTTTCCAACGCCTATCGAGCAATTCGATAGGCGTTTTTGTTTGATGATTGATCAACCAAGGGCTATCGGTAGTTAGGTGGAAATACCAACATTTACTCCGATAGCCCATAGCCTACATTACATACTTCGCGCTCTTCGCGTCCTTTGCGGTTAAAAACCAGTCCATGATATCTGGTTGCGCATCCCTCATCCTTACTTCTACGGCTTG
Proteins encoded:
- a CDS encoding GAF domain-containing protein; the protein is MTQRTRKPTLKNRVEALEAERHQTQRALDALYRIGLACRGQQDSFELLRTIYQELQTVWNFDACFIALSDQYDDSAYRIAMLADEGVIEFSEHDPIGPLTGYLIRQRQPLLFRDLAIERETIGLPRLLQFGSDKLSRGWMGVPLVIGTSALGVISLQSYTVGAFDETDLDLLTRIANSMAVALENALLSHRQAELTSSLERQIELRNADLFVISDIAAMLTQQLPLTEMFGLALDFMLELMHLNAGVVCSLSGSELQPIVQRGMQNGSLPESFAPLDSIFGIAISSNSAIVDNHTHSKYWQMAQLSHLGTTLAIPLRRHETVIGVLMVGQTEQRAFKTEEVELLQVVSNQLALALEHGNILAQQRRQIAELEALSAISTATVRALNLSTLLHQLNDAIRSFLPVDVFYMAIYDPERQLLTDSIAIEDENEATYLSEESMPRKGSFTDWVLSKCEPLFLRHVSRDIRHYPTIIRRTVKGSPSESWLGVPMLDANRRPLGVIAIQNYRPYAFSDRDRFFMQSVASQVSLHVLNVQLYQQRERQLAELNALQRISSLLSSTLEIEAMLRAIDAVLTEFLHIDGFFVMLNHPQSHMVEAVYALNREGEGDFRWMIGLIPPEHTPTWEVLHTRKPLRFGDISNETSTEVAPEDNEVRISSDRTKAWLGVPLNDQTANVIGLIAIQSFQANVFSNRDEQFMAQVGQQLTLAIQNARLFAQRERQLAELNTLKLVGELLNRTMEIHEMFRGLNPLLTSFLKIDGFYILLNNPQTYVIEDLCVVERGELLDYGSMIGTSLPQNTPTAWILRNAKALRFNNTITDIPKLYPELKTVQVNDEVALSWLGTPLINHRGEVLGAITTQSMNASHFSESDEQFMLQVAHQLGLAIQNARSFAQRERQLAELDAQQGITQLVTSTLDLYEMLRSMDLVLRSFLNADAFQVVIGNADRVETAVVLEEGKEVETAVIGHPLPEGSLTRWTYLHVKPLRMNDIYRDWALYPDLQEPPIPTNSGFMHSWLSVPLIASDQPLGVLAVRATRPAAFGSSDEQFLFNVGRQLALSVRNARLYAAEQTAHRTAETMREIARVLNTTFNPDEVLDLILRELRKVITFDSTSVMLPSNNLLRIVARQAQDEQLAVEWRELTFPLDQTSGAGRVMLSGQPLVVPDTISDPQWTRSPMPSVVRSWIGVPLISKGVVLGVLNINSLQPNAFTQSDTDLAMTFANQAATALEHARLYQESVTRVEQELEIARQIQSNLFPRSLPVAQGVELAALCLPARETGGDFYEVTELRDGRWALMVGDASGKSIPGAMLMAVARSVVRSEAWDHEIPQIVMQETNRWVTMDIPRHTFVALAYATFDTVEHSLALANAGQLDPIIRRANGDLEYATAPGPHFPLGIMANTPYETASYQLEPNDMVLFYTDGVVESKNTSGEMWGFDRFETLLREQDHSLTSAEWVNLVINEINQFIGEHPQHDDITLVALKVAGA
- a CDS encoding class II aldolase/adducin family protein, with the translated sequence MNSDYELQARHEMVQIGRWLYERGWTPSYSGNFSLLLDEQRILTTPTGYCKGLLQPDDLIIVDRQGVPLDPQTPLPSSELLMHLAVYAVRPDVRACVHAHPPRTIACSIAGIELTQPLLEDIILTLGKIPTVPYARTGTAALGEAIKPFICDHDAVVLDHHGSLTVATSLTKAFHRTEQVEQAATIISTALSMGRLQPLAPEHVADLLAARRARGGNPKAEPTISNG
- a CDS encoding STAS domain-containing protein — encoded protein: MDQPERPEQPTPPASTNQSRLSREDRALIRTIGSTLRKVIQGEAAEHLVLDRRDELGILANMVNRVSKELALSREQDQKHLAELEARLAELKAARETEERLLYTIDEISTPILNIFTNVVLMPLIGAIDSNRAQRMIALLLEHVVRTRASVVILDITAVSLIDTQVANVLIRAAQSCNLLGAGVILCGMTPDVAQVVVSLGIDLSIFQTTSDLQEALSTALRTLKYRIQPM
- a CDS encoding FAD-binding protein; amino-acid sequence: MTQLSRRTFLKSLVAGAVVVGFDRATSSWVTSAHAAEQLAPNFPTFDGVLYTDAATRAEAADDYGHIIHRTPNAVLKPGSVNDIVRLVRFAKNNNIKISGRGQGHSTYGQPQIQGGVVIDMSTMNTIHEIGRDYVIADAGLKWHQLLDSTLAEGLTPPVMTDYIELSIGGTLSVGGIGGASHQHGVQIDNVIELTVVTGEGNLETCSKNRNKDLFESVLGGLGQFAIIVRAKLKLIRAETHARVFNLFYDDIETFTGDQTRLIRDGRFDYVEGQVVPKAGGGWNFMLEAVSYYSGNKLPNNTRLLRNLSYNQGTEVISDTTYFAFLNRLEATEAFLRSIGVWFLPHPWFDVFVKSRHVNQYVGDILETLTLDDTGQGPILLYPVKTNKFTKPFFRVPDGEIVFLFDILRTAPNIPEVINAMMASNRELFETNRDLGGNRYAIGAIEFSQADWQQHFGNVWNDFRRAKNRYDPCNILGGGQGIF